The DNA window CATCGAGCACCCGCGCCCCGCTGCGCCGGCGCTGCGCGACCTCATGCGCCCGAGCGACGACTGAGGCGCCTCGCGCGTGGTGGTGCGGTTCGATATCGAGCGGCTGGAGCCGGGCCATGGACGTGACGCATTCGAGTGCGGCGACCGCGTGCTGGACGAGTACTTCCGCCGGTTCGCGCTGGTCAACCAGACCGCCCGTTTCGGAGTCACGTACGTCGCGGTGTCGGGTGGGGACGTGATCGGGTTCGTGACCATCGCGTCTTCGCAGATCGAGCGAACGGGGCTCACGGCGGATGCGGCGGTCCGCCTGCCTCGGTATCCGCTGCCGACCCTGACGATCGCACGCCTCGCTACGGACGTGCGGTGGCGGGGACAGGGCGTCGGCACGGCGCTGCTGCGATTCGCGCTATGCGAAGCGCTGCGTATGGCGCAGGAGTTCGGGTGCGTGGGCGTGCGCCTCGATGCGAAGGTGGAGGCTATCGGCTTCTACGAGGCACGCGGATTCGCTGCGCTCGAGGCTACCGATGAGCGTACCGGCGCCGCTTCGGCAACGACTCCGATGTTCCTGCCCTTGAACCAGATCGAGGACTCGTTGCTCTGATCCCGCCGCCGCCGCCCTGCTACTCCGCGTCCTCCACCCACACCACGCACTCGCCGTATCCGCCAGCCTCGGCTGCGGCGATCAGCGCGCGGTCGGCGGTCACGACCCGCGTCTCCTCGGCGATGGCCAGCGCGAGGTAGAAGCAGTCGTAGACGGGGTGACGGAGGACTCCCGACAGGCTGATCGCGCCGCATGCGAGCAGCTCGTCGGGCACCGTGGTGACGCCCGCGCGTACGATCATCCGCATCTTGCGTAGCGCGGCGTCCGTGTCGAAGTCAC is part of the Actinomycetota bacterium genome and encodes:
- a CDS encoding GNAT family N-acetyltransferase is translated as MVVRFDIERLEPGHGRDAFECGDRVLDEYFRRFALVNQTARFGVTYVAVSGGDVIGFVTIASSQIERTGLTADAAVRLPRYPLPTLTIARLATDVRWRGQGVGTALLRFALCEALRMAQEFGCVGVRLDAKVEAIGFYEARGFAALEATDERTGAASATTPMFLPLNQIEDSLL
- a CDS encoding type II toxin-antitoxin system VapC family toxin; translation: MTLLVVDASVAVKWVCDEEHSARAAGILGAHDLTAPGLLYSEVASALARRAAAGDFDTDAALRKMRMIVRAGVTTVPDELLACGAISLSGVLRHPVYDCFYLALAIAEETRVVTADRALIAAAEAGGYGECVVWVEDAE